One genomic region from Streptomyces sp. NBC_00582 encodes:
- a CDS encoding MarR family winged helix-turn-helix transcriptional regulator translates to MSAPARPLGYWLKHLDNLLERHVETTLAGLGVSRREWQVLNALADGGRVRRAGLVDALAPFWTEDGPTLDEVLGRLTAREWLLPASDEGLALTEAGRAAHTEVRVRVESTRATVLTGLTGEQYTETVRVLSVMAGNVEAALAAR, encoded by the coding sequence ATGTCGGCACCGGCCCGTCCTCTCGGCTACTGGCTCAAACACCTCGACAACCTTCTGGAACGGCATGTCGAGACCACCCTCGCCGGTCTCGGCGTCAGCCGTCGTGAGTGGCAGGTGCTCAACGCGCTCGCCGACGGCGGACGGGTCCGCCGCGCAGGGCTCGTCGACGCCCTCGCCCCGTTCTGGACGGAGGACGGCCCGACCCTCGACGAGGTGCTGGGGCGGCTCACCGCCCGGGAGTGGCTCCTGCCCGCCTCGGACGAGGGTCTCGCCCTGACGGAGGCGGGTCGCGCGGCGCACACGGAGGTGCGGGTCCGGGTCGAGAGCACCCGCGCCACCGTCCTCACGGGTCTGACCGGTGAGCAGTACACCGAGACGGTGCGCGTGCTGTCCGTGATGGCGGGGAACGTGGAGGCGGCGCTCGCGGCCCGCTGA